A genomic region of Porticoccaceae bacterium LTM1 contains the following coding sequences:
- the nusG gene encoding transcription termination/antitermination protein NusG, with the protein MAKRWYVVHAYSGFEKKVASSLKERIELHGMQDLFGEVLVPSEEVIEMRGGQKRKSERKFFPGYVLVQMELTDETWHLVKETPRVMGFIGGKADKPAPITEREAEIILQRMHDSEDKPKPKTMFEPGEVVRVIDGPFNDFNGVVEEVNYEKSRLHVAVSIFGRTTPVELEFTQVEKT; encoded by the coding sequence ATGGCTAAGCGCTGGTACGTAGTACACGCCTATTCAGGCTTTGAAAAGAAAGTCGCCAGTTCGCTGAAAGAGCGTATTGAGCTGCACGGCATGCAGGATCTGTTCGGTGAGGTTCTGGTGCCTTCCGAAGAAGTTATTGAAATGCGTGGTGGTCAGAAGCGTAAGAGTGAGCGTAAATTTTTCCCGGGCTACGTTTTGGTCCAGATGGAGCTCACTGACGAAACCTGGCACCTGGTGAAAGAAACTCCGCGAGTAATGGGCTTTATTGGTGGTAAGGCTGATAAGCCAGCGCCGATTACCGAGCGTGAAGCGGAAATCATTCTGCAGCGTATGCATGACTCGGAAGACAAACCGAAACCTAAGACCATGTTTGAGCCAGGTGAAGTGGTTCGCGTAATTGATGGTCCGTTTAATGATTTCAACGGCGTGGTTGAGGAAGTCAACTACGAGAAAAGCCGACTGCATGTGGCGGTGTCGATCTTTGGTCGCACTACACCGGTTGAGCTGGAATTTACTCAGGTAGAAAAAACCTGA
- the rplK gene encoding 50S ribosomal protein L11, whose product MAKKIEAYIKLQVAAGKANPSPPVGPALGQHGVNIMEFCKAFNAQTQGMEPGLPVPVVISVYSDRSFTFIMKSPPAAVLLRKAAGIKSGSSRPNTDKVGKVTREQLEEIVKTKEADLTAADMDAAVRTIAGSARSAGIEVEGL is encoded by the coding sequence ATGGCTAAGAAAATCGAAGCTTATATTAAGCTGCAAGTAGCTGCCGGCAAGGCAAACCCAAGCCCCCCTGTGGGTCCGGCCCTGGGTCAGCACGGCGTAAACATCATGGAGTTCTGTAAAGCGTTCAACGCACAGACTCAAGGTATGGAGCCAGGCCTGCCTGTGCCAGTTGTAATCTCTGTTTACAGTGATCGCAGCTTCACCTTCATTATGAAATCTCCGCCCGCAGCAGTGCTGCTGCGCAAGGCCGCCGGTATCAAAAGTGGCAGCAGCCGCCCGAACACTGACAAAGTGGGTAAGGTGACTCGCGAGCAACTGGAAGAAATCGTTAAGACCAAGGAAGCTGACCTGACTGCAGCTGACATGGATGCTGCTGTTCGCACCATCGCTGGTAGCGCTCGCAGTGCAGGTATCGAAGTGGAGGGTCTGTAA
- the rplA gene encoding 50S ribosomal protein L1 has translation MAKLSKRQRAIREKVQAGKQYSISEAVALLKELSTVKFAETVDVAVNLGIDPRKSDQAVRGATTLPNGTGKDVRVAVFTQGEAAEAAKAAGADIVGMEDLAEQVKAGNMDFDVVIADPAAMRVVGQLGQILGPRGLMPNPKTGTVTPDVATAVKNAKAGQVRYRADKAGIVHGGIGSLGFEESALKQNLEALISDLKKAKPASAKGVYLKKVTLSTTMGPGLAIDQSSLEI, from the coding sequence ATGGCTAAGTTGTCCAAGCGCCAGCGCGCTATCCGTGAAAAAGTACAGGCTGGCAAGCAGTACAGCATCTCCGAAGCGGTTGCTCTGCTGAAAGAACTGTCCACTGTTAAGTTTGCTGAAACCGTAGATGTTGCTGTTAACCTCGGCATCGATCCACGTAAATCGGACCAGGCTGTTCGTGGTGCAACCACTCTGCCTAACGGTACCGGTAAAGATGTTCGCGTTGCTGTGTTCACCCAGGGTGAAGCTGCGGAAGCTGCCAAGGCGGCTGGTGCCGACATCGTTGGTATGGAAGATCTGGCCGAGCAAGTTAAAGCCGGCAACATGGACTTCGACGTAGTGATCGCCGATCCGGCAGCTATGCGTGTTGTTGGTCAGTTGGGTCAAATCCTGGGTCCTCGCGGCCTGATGCCAAACCCGAAAACCGGCACCGTAACTCCAGATGTTGCGACTGCAGTTAAGAACGCTAAAGCTGGTCAGGTTCGTTACCGCGCTGACAAAGCTGGTATCGTTCACGGCGGCATCGGCAGCCTGGGTTTTGAAGAGTCTGCTCTGAAGCAGAACTTGGAAGCCCTGATCTCTGACCTGAAGAAAGCCAAGCCAGCTTCTGCGAAAGGCGTTTATTTGAAGAAAGTGACCCTGTCCACCACCATGGGCCCGGGCCTCGCTATCGATCAGTCGTCTCTGGAAATCTAA
- the rplJ gene encoding 50S ribosomal protein L10 produces the protein MALGLKDKKAIVAEVQEAAKSALSAVVADARGVTVGDMTALRKLARENGVWMKIVRNTLARRAVEGTDYECLNDSFVGPTLIAFSNEHPGAGARIFKDFAKGNDKFELKVAAFEGSIFDINKLASLPTKDEAIAKLMSVMKEAAAGKLVRTIAAIRDQKEQQAA, from the coding sequence GTGGCATTAGGACTTAAAGACAAAAAAGCGATTGTCGCTGAAGTCCAGGAAGCTGCTAAGAGCGCTCTGTCCGCTGTTGTCGCCGATGCACGTGGCGTAACAGTTGGCGACATGACAGCGCTGCGCAAGCTGGCCCGTGAAAACGGTGTTTGGATGAAAATCGTCCGTAACACTCTGGCCCGCCGCGCAGTTGAAGGTACCGACTACGAGTGTCTGAATGACAGCTTCGTAGGCCCGACCCTGATTGCTTTCTCTAACGAACATCCTGGCGCCGGTGCGCGCATCTTTAAGGATTTCGCTAAAGGAAACGACAAGTTCGAGCTGAAAGTCGCTGCCTTTGAAGGTTCGATCTTCGACATCAACAAGTTGGCTTCACTGCCGACCAAAGATGAGGCGATCGCCAAGCTGATGAGCGTGATGAAAGAAGCAGCTGCTGGCAAGCTGGTACGCACTATTGCGGCCATTCGCGACCAGAAAGAGCAACAGGCTGCCTAA
- the rplL gene encoding 50S ribosomal protein L7/L12: protein MSLTKEDIINAVAEMSVSDVVELIEAMEEKFGVTAAAAAVAVAGGDAGAAAEEKTDFDIVLSSAGDKKVNVIKAVRAITGLGLKEAKAMVDGAPATVKEGVAKDEAEEAKKQLEEAGAVVELK from the coding sequence ATGTCACTGACTAAAGAAGATATCATCAATGCCGTTGCAGAAATGTCTGTATCTGACGTTGTTGAACTGATCGAAGCTATGGAAGAGAAGTTTGGTGTTACCGCTGCTGCTGCCGCTGTTGCAGTTGCTGGTGGCGACGCTGGTGCCGCTGCTGAAGAGAAGACCGATTTCGATATCGTTCTGTCTTCTGCTGGCGACAAGAAAGTTAACGTTATTAAAGCTGTTCGCGCAATCACCGGTCTGGGCCTGAAAGAAGCCAAGGCTATGGTTGACGGCGCTCCGGCCACCGTTAAAGAAGGTGTTGCCAAGGACGAAGCTGAAGAAGCCAAGAAGCAGCTGGAAGAAGCTGGCGCTGTCGTCGAGCTCAAGTAA